In one window of Gudongella oleilytica DNA:
- a CDS encoding secretion protein F, whose translation MLILLFLFAVLLAAGLFFILADMLKLPTMGAAKAMLSAGKQDKKAAKTVDVYFMSGAVRLARFIRLDEYRKSRMSNVLKAAGISMTPEVYLAYAFVKAGAILLGVIPCLFLFPLLSPVMVLLAVLVYFKETRKADEQLKVKREQIESELPRFVATIEQSLKSSRDVLSILENFKKNAGTAFSSELDIVTADMRSSSYEAALTRFEARLNSPQLSDVVRGLIGVLRGDDGAIYFQMLAHDFKVLELQRLKGEAQKIPPKIRIFSFIMLICFLFTYLAIIGYEIIKSLGGMF comes from the coding sequence ATGTTGATACTATTATTTTTATTTGCAGTCCTGCTTGCAGCAGGGCTGTTTTTTATTCTCGCGGATATGCTCAAGCTACCGACCATGGGAGCAGCCAAGGCCATGCTCAGTGCCGGTAAGCAGGACAAAAAGGCTGCCAAAACCGTGGATGTGTATTTCATGTCCGGCGCTGTCAGGCTGGCAAGATTTATTCGCCTGGATGAGTACCGCAAAAGCCGCATGTCCAACGTCCTCAAAGCGGCTGGCATCAGTATGACACCGGAGGTTTACCTTGCGTATGCCTTCGTCAAAGCAGGAGCGATCCTCCTTGGCGTGATACCCTGCCTGTTCTTGTTCCCGCTGCTTTCCCCGGTGATGGTGCTGCTCGCCGTGCTGGTCTATTTCAAGGAAACCAGAAAAGCGGATGAGCAGCTGAAGGTCAAACGGGAGCAGATCGAAAGCGAGCTGCCAAGGTTCGTGGCGACCATCGAACAGTCGCTAAAAAGCAGCCGTGATGTGCTGTCCATTCTGGAGAACTTTAAGAAAAATGCAGGCACTGCTTTTTCAAGTGAACTGGACATCGTAACTGCGGACATGCGATCATCCAGCTACGAGGCGGCGCTCACCCGATTCGAGGCAAGGCTCAATTCACCACAACTCTCTGATGTAGTGCGCGGACTCATTGGTGTATTGCGCGGCGATGACGGCGCAATCTATTTTCAGATGCTCGCCCACGATTTTAAGGTGCTGGAGCTGCAAAGACTCAAGGGTGAGGCGCAGAAGATACCGCCCAAAATCCGGATTTTCTCCTTCATTATGCTGATATGCTTCCTGTTTACCTATCTCGCCATCATCGGCTATGAGATCATCAAGTCCCTCGGCGGGATGTTTTGA
- a CDS encoding type II toxin-antitoxin system Phd/YefM family antitoxin translates to MNINTNSLVSITEANQNFSKVARLVDENGVAVILKNNVPRYIITEFSEFQAEEMAVDEDVKSIARRLITKHRTAFEELAK, encoded by the coding sequence ATGAATATCAACACAAACAGCCTTGTATCCATTACCGAGGCCAATCAGAATTTTTCCAAGGTGGCGCGCTTGGTTGATGAGAATGGTGTTGCGGTCATTTTGAAAAACAATGTGCCGCGTTATATTATCACAGAGTTCAGTGAATTTCAGGCTGAGGAAATGGCGGTTGACGAGGATGTGAAAAGTATAGCTCGTCGCCTGATCACAAAACACCGGACGGCGTTTGAGGAACTGGCTAAATGA
- a CDS encoding type II toxin-antitoxin system death-on-curing family toxin: MKRLSIPQIVMMHSALIKETGGLDGIRDENLLDSAVNAPFQTFGGEYVYKTLEAKAARLGYSLVKNHPFVDGNKRIGMLAMLVFLEINGIELTCSDQDIIETGLKLAAGEMDDKQLLEWILRHN, encoded by the coding sequence ATGAAAAGATTAAGCATCCCGCAAATCGTGATGATGCACAGCGCGTTGATCAAGGAAACCGGAGGATTGGACGGGATTCGTGACGAGAACCTGCTGGACTCGGCGGTCAACGCTCCATTTCAGACCTTTGGCGGTGAATATGTATATAAAACACTGGAGGCGAAGGCGGCGCGTTTGGGGTATTCTTTAGTAAAAAATCATCCCTTTGTTGATGGCAACAAGAGAATCGGAATGCTTGCCATGCTGGTTTTTCTGGAAATCAATGGCATCGAGCTAACATGTTCGGATCAGGATATTATCGAAACCGGCTTAAAGCTTGCCGCCGGCGAGATGGATGATAAGCAACTCTTGGAATGGATTCTACGGCATAATTAA
- a CDS encoding DUF4320 family protein, with amino-acid sequence MLVIALAVKVFPVYIAKSQLDTFASELCREAEIAGRVGSETNQRAQVLREKTGLDPAISWSKTGKIQLNEEFTVTVSMQTDIGLFGGFGSFPITLTAQATGKSEVYWKK; translated from the coding sequence ATGCTTGTCATTGCTCTTGCCGTCAAGGTATTTCCGGTCTACATCGCCAAGAGCCAACTTGACACCTTTGCCTCGGAACTTTGCAGAGAAGCGGAGATTGCTGGCAGGGTCGGCAGCGAAACGAACCAAAGGGCGCAGGTGTTGCGGGAAAAAACAGGACTTGATCCCGCCATTTCCTGGTCAAAGACCGGCAAAATCCAGCTCAATGAAGAGTTCACGGTGACCGTTTCCATGCAGACCGACATCGGACTCTTTGGCGGTTTCGGCTCCTTTCCCATTACTCTGACCGCACAGGCGACAGGCAAAAGCGAGGTGTATTGGAAAAAATGA
- a CDS encoding DUF6550 family protein, with translation MKNITDKTKKWLTIAGLGIVCVVLVIAISSQFKTQTPVDDDIAPPTAVTDNKVNPGIDTGDKAEEKEVVIQANESVAAPTDDTAAKTDQPVQNLQPEVTKPAAPTESQKIDKTQKPNGEKVDNVKAVDHDSVKKPNTTQSGEPQGGEKKDGKVYLPGFGWVTETGGSGTTVGEQGDELTGNKVGTMD, from the coding sequence ATGAAGAATATAACTGACAAGACAAAGAAATGGCTGACCATCGCCGGGCTTGGCATTGTGTGCGTGGTGCTGGTTATTGCAATATCCTCTCAATTTAAGACGCAAACGCCGGTGGATGACGACATAGCTCCGCCGACTGCAGTTACAGATAATAAGGTCAATCCAGGCATCGATACCGGTGATAAGGCAGAAGAAAAAGAAGTGGTCATCCAGGCCAACGAATCGGTTGCAGCGCCGACCGATGACACAGCGGCTAAGACCGATCAGCCGGTACAGAATCTTCAGCCGGAAGTGACCAAACCGGCAGCGCCGACAGAAAGCCAAAAGATCGACAAAACCCAAAAGCCCAACGGAGAAAAGGTTGACAATGTGAAAGCGGTAGACCATGACAGTGTAAAAAAACCAAATACCACGCAGTCCGGTGAGCCGCAGGGCGGTGAGAAAAAAGACGGCAAGGTTTATCTTCCCGGCTTCGGATGGGTAACTGAAACAGGAGGTTCGGGTACAACGGTAGGTGAACAAGGGGATGAGCTTACTGGCAACAAGGTTGGGACGATGGATTAA